Proteins encoded within one genomic window of Lampris incognitus isolate fLamInc1 chromosome 1, fLamInc1.hap2, whole genome shotgun sequence:
- the gpr137 gene encoding integral membrane protein GPR137 isoform X2: protein MESPVTPAIPSNSTVPSPPPLHPAVAPSVQLGFTIICTALYASLFLVVYVQLWLFFCYRHKRCSYQSVFLFLCLFWAALRTTLFSFYFQNALAANHLPLPAYWLLYCFPVCLQFFTFGLINLYFTQVLLKVREMYSSQVDRGLWLARCMYGMLSAVFLCVNVVCAALGKAGDGRSPSLTWKLVLVRVLVNDLLFILEALCLAALLLHLTRHSRSTSPYLNSKGTTVWRSAALGAAVILLFSSRACYNLAVLFLSQSQRMESFDFDWYNISDQADLQSQLGDRGYLAFGAILFIWEVLPTSLLILIFRVRRPAQEVNNMANNRIVPRPYFFDDPQASDEDSAPPWAHRTPPHSSWYGAETTPLLFASNLPDQSGQHHSLYSTPQN, encoded by the exons ATGGAGTCTCCAGTGACGCCTGCCATTCCCAGCAACTCCACTGTGCCCTCGCCACCTCCTCTGCATCCGGCTGTTGCCCCATCAGTCCAGCTCGGTTTTACCATCATCTGCACCGCCCTGTACGCCAGCCTCTTCCTGGTGGTGTATGTGCAGCTCTGGCTCTTCTTTTGCTACCGCCACAAGAGGTGCAGCTACCAGAGTGTGTTTCTGTTCCTGTGCCTGTTCTGGGCAGCCCTCCGCACCACACTCTTCTCCTTTTACTTCCAGAATGCTCTGGCGGCCAATCACCTGCCCCTACCCGCCTACTGGCTGCTTTACTGCTTCCCCGTCTGTCTGCAGTTCTTCACTTTTGGTCTCATCAACCTGTACTTCACTCAG GTGTTGCTCAAAGTGAGGGAGATGTACAGTTCACAGGTGGACAGAGGACT CTGGCTGGCGCGGTGCATGTACGGTATGCTGAGCGCCGTCTTCCTCTGTGTCAATGTTGTGTGCGCAGCTCTCGGCAAGGCAGGTGACGGCAGGTCGCCGAGCTTGACTTGGAAGCTGGTGCTGGTTCGGGTTTTGGTCAATGACCTGCTCTTCATTCTGGAGGCCCTGTGTCTGGCCGCCTTGTTGCTGCACCTGACTCGGCACTCGCGCTCCACCAGTCcgtacctgaacagcaag GGGACCACTGTGTGGCGCTCAGCAGCATTGGGAGCAGCAGTGATCCTGCTTTTTTCCAGCCGTGCCTGCTACAACCTGGCTGTTCTTTTCCTGTCCCAAAGCCAACGGATGGAGTCATTTGACTTCGACTGGTACAACATCTCCGACCAG GCAGACCTGCAAAGCCAGTTGGGCGACAGGGGCTACCTGGCTTTCGGTGCGATCCTCTTTATATGGGAAGTGCTACCAACCAGCCTGCTCATCCTTATCTTCAGGGTTCGCCGGCCTGCGCAAGAG GTCAACAACATGGCCAACAACAGGATTGTACCTCGACCGTATTTCTTTGATGACCCTCAAGCAAGCGATGAGGACTCAGCTCcaccctgggcccacagaacacCTCCACACTCAAG CTGGTACGGCGCAGAGACCACCCCGCTTCTGTTTGCCAGCAATCTCCCAGACCAGAGCGGCCAGCACCATTCTCTCTACTCCACACCACAGAACTGA
- the gpr137 gene encoding integral membrane protein GPR137 isoform X1: MESPVTPAIPSNSTVPSPPPLHPAVAPSVQLGFTIICTALYASLFLVVYVQLWLFFCYRHKRCSYQSVFLFLCLFWAALRTTLFSFYFQNALAANHLPLPAYWLLYCFPVCLQFFTFGLINLYFTQVLLKVREMYSSQVDRGLWLARCMYGMLSAVFLCVNVVCAALGKAGDGRSPSLTWKLVLVRVLVNDLLFILEALCLAALLLHLTRHSRSTSPYLNSKGTTVWRSAALGAAVILLFSSRACYNLAVLFLSQSQRMESFDFDWYNISDQADLQSQLGDRGYLAFGAILFIWEVLPTSLLILIFRVRRPAQEVNNMANNRIVPRPYFFDDPQASDEDSAPPWAHRTPPHSSSWYGAETTPLLFASNLPDQSGQHHSLYSTPQN, translated from the exons ATGGAGTCTCCAGTGACGCCTGCCATTCCCAGCAACTCCACTGTGCCCTCGCCACCTCCTCTGCATCCGGCTGTTGCCCCATCAGTCCAGCTCGGTTTTACCATCATCTGCACCGCCCTGTACGCCAGCCTCTTCCTGGTGGTGTATGTGCAGCTCTGGCTCTTCTTTTGCTACCGCCACAAGAGGTGCAGCTACCAGAGTGTGTTTCTGTTCCTGTGCCTGTTCTGGGCAGCCCTCCGCACCACACTCTTCTCCTTTTACTTCCAGAATGCTCTGGCGGCCAATCACCTGCCCCTACCCGCCTACTGGCTGCTTTACTGCTTCCCCGTCTGTCTGCAGTTCTTCACTTTTGGTCTCATCAACCTGTACTTCACTCAG GTGTTGCTCAAAGTGAGGGAGATGTACAGTTCACAGGTGGACAGAGGACT CTGGCTGGCGCGGTGCATGTACGGTATGCTGAGCGCCGTCTTCCTCTGTGTCAATGTTGTGTGCGCAGCTCTCGGCAAGGCAGGTGACGGCAGGTCGCCGAGCTTGACTTGGAAGCTGGTGCTGGTTCGGGTTTTGGTCAATGACCTGCTCTTCATTCTGGAGGCCCTGTGTCTGGCCGCCTTGTTGCTGCACCTGACTCGGCACTCGCGCTCCACCAGTCcgtacctgaacagcaag GGGACCACTGTGTGGCGCTCAGCAGCATTGGGAGCAGCAGTGATCCTGCTTTTTTCCAGCCGTGCCTGCTACAACCTGGCTGTTCTTTTCCTGTCCCAAAGCCAACGGATGGAGTCATTTGACTTCGACTGGTACAACATCTCCGACCAG GCAGACCTGCAAAGCCAGTTGGGCGACAGGGGCTACCTGGCTTTCGGTGCGATCCTCTTTATATGGGAAGTGCTACCAACCAGCCTGCTCATCCTTATCTTCAGGGTTCGCCGGCCTGCGCAAGAG GTCAACAACATGGCCAACAACAGGATTGTACCTCGACCGTATTTCTTTGATGACCCTCAAGCAAGCGATGAGGACTCAGCTCcaccctgggcccacagaacacCTCCACACTCAAG TAGCTGGTACGGCGCAGAGACCACCCCGCTTCTGTTTGCCAGCAATCTCCCAGACCAGAGCGGCCAGCACCATTCTCTCTACTCCACACCACAGAACTGA